The following coding sequences are from one Eucalyptus grandis isolate ANBG69807.140 chromosome 11, ASM1654582v1, whole genome shotgun sequence window:
- the LOC104426330 gene encoding ATPase 11, plasma membrane-type, whose protein sequence is MAEQPEVLEAVLKETVDLENIPIEEVFENLRCSKEGLTTQAAAERLAIFGHNKLEEKKESKFLKFLGFMWNPLSWVMEAAAIMAIALANGGGKPPDWQDFVGIITLLVINSTISFIEENNAGNAAAALMARLAPKAKVLRDGRWNEQDAADLVPGDIVSVKLGDIIPADARLLEGDPLKIDQSALTGESLPVTKGPGDGVYSGSTCKQGEIEAVVIATGVHTFFGKAAHLVDTTNQVGHFQKVLTSIGNFCICSIALGMVIEIIVMYPIQDRKYRPGIDNLLVLLIGGIPIAMPTVLSVTMAIGSHRLAQQGAITKRMTAIEEMAGMDVLCSDKTGTLTLNKLTVDKSLIEVFAKGVDPDTVVVMAARASRTENQDAIDAAIVGTLADPKEARAGIQEVHFLPFNPTDKRTALTYIDSEGRMHRVSKGAPEQILNMAHNKSEIERRVHAVIDKFAERGLRSLAVAYQEVPEGRKESPGGPWQFIGLMPLFDPPRHDSAETIRRALNLGVNVKMITGDQLAIGKETGRRLGMGTNMYPSSALLGQDKDESIAALPIDELIEKADGFAGVFPEHKYEIVKRLQARKHICGMTGDGVNDAPALKKADIGIAVADATDAARSASDIVLTEPGLSVIISAVLTSRAIFQRMKNYTIYAVSITIRIVLGFMLLALIWKFDFPPFMVLIIAILNDGTIMTISKDRVKPSPLPDSWKLAEIFTTGVVLGSYLAMMTVIFFWAAYKTDFFPRTFGVSTLEKTAHDDFRKLASAIYLQVSTISQALIFVTRSRGWSYVERPGLLLVVAFIIAQLIATLIAVYASWSFAAIEGIGWGWAGVIWLYNIIFYIPLDLIKFFTRYALSGRAWDLVLEQRIAFTRQKDFGKEQRELQWAHAQRTLHGLQPPDTKMFTERAHFTELNHIAEEAKRRAEIARLRELHTLKGHVESVLRIKGLDIETIQQAYTV, encoded by the exons TCAGGCAGCCGCGGAGAGGCTCGCCATTTTTGGCCATAAtaaacttgaagagaaaaag GAGAGCAAGTTCTTGAAGTTTCTGGGTTTTATGTGGAATCCTCTGTCGTGGGTCATGGAAGCTGCTGCAATCATGGCCATTGCTCTTGCAAACGGAGGA GGAAAGCCTCCGGATTGGCAAGACTTTGTTGGTATTATCACTCTGCTCGTGATCAACTCAACAATCAGTTTCATAGAGGAAAATAATGCAGGTAATGCCGCAGCTGCTTTGATGGCCCGCCTCGCCCCCAAAGCAAAG GTTCTTCGCGATGGGAGGTGGAATGAGCAAGATGCCGCTGATTTGGTTCCTGGTGATATAGTTAGTGTCAAACTTGGCGATATTATCCCTGCTGACGCCCGTCTACTTGAGGGAGATCCGTTGAAAATTGACCAG TCTGCTCTCACTGGCGAATCTCTTCCAGTTACTAAAGGCCCCGGAGATGGTGTCTACTCTGGGTCTACTTGTAAGCAAGGAGAAATTGAAGCAGTAGTTATTGCCACTGGTGTTCATACTTTCTTTGGGAAGGCTGCTCACCTTGTCGACACCACTAACCAAGTGGGACACttccaaaag GTTTTGACTTCTATTGGGAACTTCTGCATATGCTCGATTGCTTTGGGGATGGTTATTGAGATTATTGTCATGTACCCCATTCAAGATAGGAAATATCGTCCTGGAATTGACAATCTTCTTGTGCTTCTTATTGGAGGTATTCCAATTGCCATGCCAACTGTTCTCTCAGTCACAATGGCCATTGGTTCTCATAGACTAGCTCAACAG GGAGCTATTACCAAGAGAATGACTGCTATTGAAGAGATGGCTGGTATGGATGTTCTTTGCAGCGACAAAACTGGGACACTGACATTAAACAAGCTCACTGTTGACAAAAGTTTAATTGAG GTTTTCGCAAAAGGAGTAGATCCAGATACTGTTGTTGTGATGGCAGCTAGAGCTTCGAGAACGGAAAACCAAGATGCCATAGATGCTGCTATAGTAGGGACGCTGGCAGACCCGAAGGAG GCCCGGGCTGGAATTCAGGAGGTACACTTTCTTCCATTCAATCCCACAGACAAGAGGACTGCATTGACTTACATTGACAGTGAAGGAAGAATGCATAGAGTTAGCAAAGGCGCACCCGAGCAG ATTCTAAACATGGCCCACAACAAGTCGGAGATTGAACGTCGCGTCCATGCAGTGATCGATAAGTTTGCTGAGCGTGGCTTACGATCTCTGGCAGTAGCATACCAG GAAGTTccagaaggaaggaaggagagtCCTGGAGGCCCATGGCAATTCATTGGTCTCATGCCTCTTTTCGACCCGCCAAGGCATGATAGTGCAGAGACAATAAGGAGGGCTTTGAATCTTGGGGTGAATGTCAAAATGATTACAG GGGATCAACTGGCAATAGGAAAAGAAACCGGTCGCCGCTTGGGAATGGGAACCAACATGTATCCTTCATCAGCTTTATTGGGGCAGGACAAGGATGAGTCCATTGCAGCGTTACCAATTGATGAGCTCATAGAAAAAGCAGATGGTTTTGCTGGCGTTTTCCCTG AACACAAATATGAGATTGTGAAAAGACTTCAAGCAAGGAAACATATCTGTGGGATGACTGGAGATGGGGTGAATGATGCTCCTGCTCTTAAGAAGGCTGACATTGGAATAGCTGTTGCTGATGCAACTGATGCCGCCCGCAGTGCTTCTGACATTGTCCTCACTGAACCTGGCCTTAGTGTCATCATCAGTGCTGTTCTGACTAGTCGGGCAATCTTCCAAAGGATGAAAAACTATACT ATCTATGCAGTCTCTATTACAATCCGTATAGTG CTTGGCTTTATGCTGCTGGCCCTCATATGGAAATTCGATTTTCCACCTTTTATGGTGCTGATTATAGCCATTCTGAATGATG GTACCATTATGACAATTTCAAAGGATAGGGTGAAACCCTCTCCTCTACCAGACAGCTGGAAGCTAGCTGAAATTTTTACAACTGGCGTTGTCCTTGGCAGTTACCTGGCTATGATGACAGTTATATTCTTCTGGGCAGCATACAAAACGGATTTTTTCCCG AGAACCTTCGGGGTATCGACTCTGGAGAAGACTGCACATGATGACTTCCGGAAACTTGCCTCTGCAATATATCTGCAAGTAAGCACCATCAGTCAGGCCCTCATATTTGTTACGCGATCCAGGGGCTGGTCTTATGTTGAGCGTCCCGGATTATTGCTTGTAGTGGCTTTTATAATTGCTCAGCTG ATCGCTACTTTGATTGCTGTATATGCAAGTTGGAGTTTTGCTGCAATTGAAGGAATTGGATGGGGTTGGGCTGGCGTGATCTGGCTTTATAACATAATTTTCTATATCCCGCTAGATTTAATAAAGTTCTTCACACGCTATGCCTTAAGTGGGCGGGCTTGGGATCTGGTTTTGGAGCAGAGG ATTGCGTTCACGAGGCAAAAGGACTTTGGAAAGGAGCAGCGTGAGCTTCAGTGGGCACATGCGCAAAGAACACTGCATGGATTGCAACCACCTGACACTAAAATGTTTACTGAACGAGCCCATTTCACTGAACTCAATCATATCGCTGAAGAAGCGAAAAGAAGGGCTGAAATTGCCCG GTTGAGAGAACTTCATACCCTGAAAGGTCACGTGGAGTCGGTGTTGAGAATAAAGGGCCTGGACATTGAAACGATCCAGCAAGCTTACACTGTCTGA